One genomic region from Candidatus Cloacimonas sp. encodes:
- a CDS encoding DUF4878 domain-containing protein, producing MKKLLIVIVALALILILMGCAKGPESVAQKFVSAWKSQDVKTMEKLSTPESKEMLGMFSMFKVKDVTLGETKVTGDSATVNVKYTTEDGKQDDFDLNMVKRDGKWLVEIKGK from the coding sequence ATGAAAAAATTACTGATCGTAATCGTCGCCCTTGCCCTAATTTTAATTCTTATGGGCTGTGCAAAGGGTCCGGAAAGTGTTGCCCAAAAATTTGTTTCTGCCTGGAAGAGCCAGGATGTGAAAACGATGGAAAAACTCTCCACCCCGGAAAGCAAAGAAATGCTTGGTATGTTCTCTATGTTTAAGGTGAAAGATGTTACCTTAGGTGAAACGAAGGTTACTGGAGACAGCGCTACCGTCAATGTTAAATATACTACTGAAGATGGAAAACAAGACGACTTTGATCTGAATATGGTTAAACGAGACGGTAAATGGTTGGTAGAGATTAAAGGAAAGTAA
- a CDS encoding YiiX/YebB-like N1pC/P60 family cysteine hydrolase, which translates to MSFKDLTLLGLTSIIILLIGSSARFSSRTANLSEEKNCEFPPLSILQLKDGDVILRKGNSVFSELIARNFPAAEGMSHCGFIFKIDGQYQVIHTISKSLSDIDGIRINTLEEFVREAKQNRICIIRYHKKLNSVSMKARCLVLLKQKIPFDNDFDLNDSSRLYCSELLRKCYLEQGEPDFFQLRKIVGVSVIDFATFFNPELFTTVYKNY; encoded by the coding sequence ATGTCCTTTAAAGACCTTACCCTATTAGGTCTTACCTCAATAATAATTTTATTAATTGGCAGTTCAGCAAGATTCTCCAGCCGAACTGCCAATTTATCTGAAGAAAAAAATTGTGAATTTCCTCCGCTATCTATACTGCAACTGAAAGATGGTGATGTAATTCTCAGAAAGGGTAATAGTGTATTTTCAGAGCTGATAGCCAGAAATTTTCCTGCTGCTGAGGGAATGTCTCATTGCGGTTTTATTTTTAAGATTGATGGTCAATATCAGGTGATTCATACTATTTCTAAATCCCTTTCTGATATAGATGGCATACGCATTAACACCCTGGAAGAATTTGTGCGGGAGGCAAAACAAAATCGTATTTGCATTATCCGTTATCATAAAAAACTGAATTCTGTTTCAATGAAAGCAAGATGTCTTGTGCTTTTAAAACAAAAAATCCCTTTTGATAACGATTTTGATCTCAATGACTCATCCCGATTATATTGTTCGGAACTTTTACGAAAGTGTTATCTGGAACAGGGAGAACCTGATTTCTTTCAGCTGCGTAAGATTGTTGGTGTTTCGGTGATTGATTTTGCTACTTTTTTTAACCCGGAGCTTTTTACCACTGTTTATAAAAACTACTGA